A stretch of DNA from Anaerobacillus isosaccharinicus:
ATAAACTCCCGTACTTAATTCTCCAACATGATGAGACTTTCCAAGCGGTCGATTGTCAACACCCATCGCTTTAATGAGCATATTTGGAAATGCGCGTAATGATGCATCATCAGCTCTATAGCCTGGTGTATTTACGTTAGCCATATTGTTTGTTAACATTTCTTGGCGTCGTTGCTGAGCTATCATCCCGGCAGCAGACGTATAAAATCCACGGATCATATCTTTCACCCTTTTTAAATGCGATTAATTATGTAGTTGTTGTTGGAGCAGATCAGAAATGCAACGGAGCAATGCCCAGAAACACTCAACACTTTACACTCTACACTGTATATATATCGGCCAACACGCCTTCAAATGTTAATTGTAATATGTAGTAAATTTAGCAAAAAATGCTTCTAACCTCATTATGTAAGATCTCAGGATTAGATGCTTCAAAGCATCACCCTCATAATTCTACATTTTACATTCTACATTCTACATTCACCCTAGTACTTATATCTCCGTTTCGAGATCTTGTCCAAGTTTTCAAGTAAGATACCTGTTCCTTTTGCCACACATTGCATTGGCTCGTCCGCAATTAAGACAGGAACTTTTAATTCTTCTGCTAATAGAAGATCGATTCCGTGAAGTAATGCGCCGCCTCCTGTTAGAATAACGCCACGGTCAATAATGTCAGCTGAAAGCTCTGGTGGTGTTTGTTCTAGGACGCTTTTTGAAGCTTGTACAATATGGGAAATCGGCTCTTCAAGTGCTTTCTGTATCTCTTCTGAGTATACGGTAATCGTACGTGGAAGTCCACTGACTAAATCACGTCCGCGAATGTCAATTTCTTCTTTTCGACTGCCTGGAAAAACGGTAGCCACTTGAAATTTGATTTGTTCTGCTGTACGTTCACCGATTAAAAGCTTATACTTCTTCTTCACGTAGTTTAAGATTTCGTGATCGAACCTGTCCCCTGCGATCTTAATTGAAGAGGCGGTGACAATATCGCCCATTGATAATACAGCAACATCTGTTGTCCCACCGCCTATGTCTACGACCATGTTACCGCTCGGTTGGTAAATATCCATGCCTGCTCCAATTGCTGCAACTTTCGGTTCTTCCTCAAGATACACGTTCTTACCGCCACTCTTTTCTGCAGCCTCGCGAATTGCTTTTTGCTCAACAGATGTAATGTTCGTTGGGCAACAAATCAAAATTCTCGGTTTTGCAAAAAAACTTCTTACATTAACTTTGTCTAAAAAGTGCTTTAACATCGATTCTGTTAAATCAAAATTCGCAATAACTCCATCCTTCATCGGACGAAGGGCAACGATGTTCCCTGGTGTACGACCGACCATGCGGAACGCCTCATCACCAACTGCCAATACTTTACTCGTTTGTGTATCTATTGCAACAACTGAAGGTTCATTTAAGACAATCCCTCTTCCTCTTACATGAACGAGAACATTTGCTGTTCCTAAATCAATACCAATGTCCCTGCCAAACATGAATTTTCCTCCCTGCTTTTTGTATCCGTTTCGTCATCATTTATTAGTTTATATCTAATGTAATATTTTATCATATTTTGTCAGTGCAGGGATAATTTTTTTCTAAAAAACTTTAAGGCTGAGTTTCTACTACTTTCTTTTTTACAGGTTCTGATTTTTGATACTTAACCTTAGTAGCTTCGCCGCCTCTTAAATGGCGAATTGACTTGTGATACTCCAAAATCTCTTTCACTTCATTTGCCAGCTCTGCATTAATTTCAGGCAATCGTTCTGTTAGATCTTTATGAACTGTGCTTTTGGAAACCCCAAACTCCTTTGCGATCGTTCGTACGGTTTTCCTTGTCTCGACGATGTACCTGCCAATCTTGATTGTTCGTTCTTTGATGTAATCGTGCACACCTCTCGCCTCCTAATTCATGAGGTTCCCGAAAGCTGAACAGAAGCTGACCGTTATAAAAACCCATCCCTTATCTGTAAAGATGAACTCTCATGCACACTATGCCCCCACTCAGTTTTCTCGAGATCCTTCTTTTGATAACTTTGATTTGTAACATTTTATTAAGTGAGACGGGTATATATGCATAAAAGGTGGCAAGACAAGTTTTTTAATTTATTTAAGGAAAGAAAACGATACTATTTACCCGATTTTTTATACGGTTGCTTATAAAAAAGTCATAGTAGTCACAATTTAGTAAGTTTCTAGTACTTAGATAGTGTTTTTTCTTAAGAACGTTCATACAATATACATAAAGAGCATCAGAAAATTAAAGTACGCTTAAAAATTGTAAATATTACGCTGAAGGTGTAACTGCAAAATCGCCTTACCCTTAACAGATATATCTATTTTTTTCGATTCATCAGCATTGTTCGACTATCGCTTCTACTTCGATGGGGGAAGAGCAGATTAACAAAATGGAGGCTATATTAATGAAAAAGGCTATGAAGGAAATGTTGGATCAGGAATGGATTGAATTAATGTTGTGTGCAAAACAAATGGGGTTAACGATCGTAGAAATTGAGTTATTTTTGAGAAACTCTTCAAAAATAAAAACAAATGAGGACTTAAACCTAAACCATGACCTGTCAGAGACCAAAGCATTATAGCTCTAGGAACTGCACCTAAACTATTGTACGACTCCTCCATTATTACAGCCTTTTTCGGGTAGTACAGCGATCGATTTAATCTCAAAAAAGCTCCTTACCGCTAACAAGCAGTGAGGAGCTTTCATTTACATGAGTGAATATCATAATTAACAAAAATGAGCCATATCAAAACGATATGACGTTGAGAACAATTTCACGACACGACACGACACTACATATGAGTACCTTGATGGCAAGAATACGGATTTCATTTAACTATTAAAAATAATAAAAGCACCGAATTTAATTTAAATCCGTGCTTTTACTTTTATTTTTCCATTTATTAAATTCTAAAAACTCTTTAAATTCATCTTTACTTATCCCTGAGTCCATTGCCTCTTTAACGAGATTTAACCAAGCGGCATCAAGTTCTCTCTCATCTTGTCCCCCGTTATCGTCATGGAGTAATGTTTCGACAGGAACGTTTAAAACAGTTGAAACCTTCTCTAGAAATTGGATAGAAGGGTTTTTTTGAATGTTCCTTTCGATTGAGCTAAGATATGATTTAGCAACACCAGCATTTTCAGCTAATTCAGATAAAGATAACCCTTTTTCAAGCCGAACTTTCTTGATTTTTTGACCAATCATCCTATCGCCTCTCTAAATTGTGACATCAGGTCTTTTACTTTATTATAGCAAGGCCAATTTTTTTTACAAGTTTACTAATAAGGATATTTTGTTAACTAGATAATATGTCAACCGAAATAATTTTGACGTATACATTTGAGTATTAAATTACATTATCCAATAATTCCCTATCTTTTTCAAGCCTAAAAATAAATAACCGCAGCACCAAAAACTGCGGTTTACTCATGGATAGGTTATTCATCACATGGCAAAAAGGTTCAACACTTGATTTTGCAATGAGCGAATAATCTTTAACGCTTGAATTAATTCGGCTTTTTCGACGGCTTTCAGGTGTGTAAATGTGACGACTGACGTACTTTCCTGGCCTTTCTTAAAGCGGCTCCAGCCTTGGTTAACGCGAATTTTCAGAGCGGCGCTATAGGCAAACTTTAGCTCCCCTGCAAAGTCTTCTGAAAAAACATTAAGCTTCATTAATGAAGTAATTTTTTGCAAAGGTGTTCCTTCAAATAGTCCATTTTTAATCGCAAGTAGTTGTAAGCAGTGGTGCAATGGGAAAAGAGCGTCCTTTTTTATATCAATCGTCGTTTTCTCCAAGCGAAATAGCGCTCTGATCGGGTGGTCAAGCGTTGGCACTGGAAAGTCTTTTTCGACTTTTGCCATTTGATACATGTAAATTCTTGCTTTGGCACTCTGCTCTTGGATAACAGCAAGAAACTGTGTGTGGAGAACCGGATCACCGTACACTAATCTCAGTGAAAAGAAATTTTGTCCCAGTAAAACATGGTCTGCTGTTGAACGAACGCTCCACCGCCGCAGCCGGTCACCCCAGTTGGTAATTGATCCACACCAGCCTTCTTCACTCGCCATCATTTTGCCTTTACAATGCTCGTAACCTGCCAATGTTAACTGGTTTACGATTTCTGTACCTAACATCCGAAAATAGTCTGTTACGTCGTCACCATCCTCATAAACTAAAAAATGATCTTGGTCAGTTAACAAGAATTGTTCACCACGCCCACCGCTTCCCATCTGATAGAAAGCAAACGAAACGGGTGCTTTACCGACTACTTGTAAGGCGAGCTCTACGCAATGCTTCACAAGGCGATCATATAATTTTGTAATAATCTCTAGTAGATTAATTGTCGGCAACTCATCATGAATTAACGTCTCTAACACTTCGTAAATCGCTTCTTTGACCTGTCCAATAGTTTCTGACGTTGATTCCTCAATCGTCTGAACGACATTTAGCTTGCCACGGTCCTTTTTTCTCATTAGATCTGACAAGGTTACCATCCCAACAACTTCACCTTTTTTTCCTAGAACAGGGAGATGCTTAATTCCATTCATTAAAAAAATTGATAGAGCTTCATAATAGTAGGCATCCCATGAGATTGTATAAGGATTTGGTGTCATAATCTCATAAGCCAGGTGATCTAACTGTAAATTGCTAGCTACGACTCTAGCAACAATGTCGTTTTCAGTGATAATTCCGACAAGATGATCGCCATCCATGACTAAAACCGACGTCGTTTTCTTTTCCAGCATTTTTTTGGCGACGTTTTGAATCGTTTCATCACGACCAATTGAATTGACTGGAGACCGCATCATGTCATGAACACGCTGAATAAAAGGGTCACTCTCCCCCCATTTACTAGCTAGTTGAACTTGCTCGGCAAGTGATCCGTAAATGTCCCTTAGTCTAACAGCCATTTGACGCAGCACAAAATCCCTTACGTTTTCATCGGGCCACCGCTCTTCTATGACAGCGTATGGAACTTGTAAGCAAACCGTTTCGTCAATGGCTTTTACCTCGACAGTATAGTGATAAACATGGATGGATGGCTCTCCTAAAAATTCTGCTAGACTGGAAAACCCGATAATATCGTTTGTTTGGAGTACTTCAAGAACTTCACCGCTACTAGAGTCATCGATTAAAACTTCCGCCATTCCATGTAAAATGATTAATAAGCCTTCGCGAGGCGTTTTTTTATATAGGACCGTTTCCCCTTTTTTATAGCTTCTTAATGTACATTTTTCCATTAAATCTGCAAAAACTTGAGATGACACCCCTTGGAATAAGGGGTGCCGATTAATTTTTTCGAAAAATTGATTATTTGGCTGAAGCGTCATCTAACCATACCTCACCATTTTTATAAGTCATTTGTTCTGGGTATCGTAAATCGATACACTCATCTTGAAGGTGTTGTGGTGGTGCTGCCGTTAATTTGGAAACTGTGTACATAACGATTAAGTTAACTGGTACTCCAAATACACCGGCTGCGGTATCAAGTAATCCAAACACCGTAATACCGTTTTTCGCTAAGAAAATATACGTAATTGTAACGAAAAGTCCTGAGAGCATTCCGGCAATCGCACCTTGAGCATTGGCACGCTTCCACCAAACCCCTAGGAGGAGAACTGGGAAGAATGTACCCGCTGCTAGTGAAAAGGCCCAGGCAACAATTTGTGTGATTACCCCTGGTGGGTCAAGAGCAACAGCACCAGCAACAATGGTTGAAAGAACGATCGCCCAACGTCCTGCACTTAATCGCTTCTTATCCGTTGCATCTGGTCTCATCAAGCGATAGTAGATATCATGAGCAAATGATGATGATATTGTAATTAATAAACCTCCTGCTGTTGAAAGTGCAGCAGCCATTGCACCTGCGGCAACAAGACCGATGACAAATATCCCTAGATTTGCAATTTCAGGTGTCGCCATTACGACGATGTCATTACTAATCACAATTTCTTTCCAGTCTAAGATGCCGTCTCCGTTTAAGTCAGCAACCTTTAATCTTCCCGTATCGACCCAACTTGTCGTCCAAGCAGGCAGTTGATCAATCCGGCTACCAGCAACTTTCGTCATTAAAATGAAACGTGAAAACGCTGCATAAGCAGGAGCTGATAAGTATAAAAGTCCGATAAACAGTAATGCCCATGCTCCGCTCCAGCGAGCCGCCTTCATTGTAGCTACTGTATAAAAACGAACGATAACATGCGGTAATGCTGCTGTTCCAACCATTAAACAAAACATTAATCCTAAAAATTGTGCTTTGTTACTGTTTGCAAACGGTGCATAGTATTCGGAAAACCCGAGTTGACGATCTAATTCCCCAAGGTCACTAACAATCGAGTGATAAGAAAGCCAAGGTAGCGGATTTCCAGTTATTTGTAACGACATAAAAAGTACAGGTATTAAGTAAGCGATGATGAGAATGATATATTGGGCTACTTGTGTCCAGGTAATCCCCTTCATCCCACCTAGTGTTGCATAGATCGCAATGATGACAACCCCAATCATTGTTCCATACATCGTGTCAATTTGAAGAATACGTCCGATAACTACCCCTGAACCTGATAGCTGACCAATAATGTAAACGAAACTGATGATGATCGTGGCAATTGCCGCTATCAAACGGCCCTTATTCGTTCCGAAGCGGTCACCGATAAATTCAGGAACTGTGTAGCGACCATACTTCCGTAATTGCGGCGCTAGTAAAAAGGTTAGGAAAAGATATCCCCCAGTCCAACCCATAATGTAAGCGAGACCATCGTAACCTAAAATCATTACTGTACCAGCCATCCCAATAAATGAGGCAGCGCTCATCCAGTCGCCACCAATAGCCATACCGTTCCAAAACGGTGGAACCCCACGACTTGCTACGTAAAAATCAGACGTCACTTTCGCTCGACAATAAATCGAGATACCGATATAAAGGGCGAAAGTTGCAAAAATAATGGTTATTGACATTAAACCTTGTGCGTCCAAAAACTCGCCCCCCTTTTTCTTTTTTTAATGGTCTAAAGACTTACCTGCACTTAATGTCGCATTCCTTTCTTCATCAATTCCAAAATCTCGGTCTACTTTGTCACTTAAGACCGCGTTCGTGAAAAGGAGGAAAACAAACGTTAAGACTGCTCCTTGAGCCCCCATGAAGTAGTGCAGCGGCACACCGCCAATCAATGTGAATTGCGAGAAAAATTCCGCAAAAGCAACTACCCCAAATGAAACGGCAAAACCAATTGTCAAGAAAATCACGATGTTGCGAGTTCTTGTTCGAAAGTATGCATCTGCCACTTCCTTATCAATCTTCTTCATAGTTATTTACCTCCTTTCTTTTTTCCTAAAAATTTATCGCCACATAGGAGCGGCTAGCTCCTGATGGTAGACGCCATACTACCTAAGACTAAAAATAAATTTCACGGTCTCAAAAAAACCTAGTGGAACCATGGCAATTTGAACAAGGACAAAGACAAACAATGCCCCAATTGGAACTGCTAACAACGCTGGTTTTTTTAACTTAAAGGTAAAGAAAACGCTTCCAGCTATGATTAGTAAAAATAAGTAAAACATCTAATCCCCCCATACCTGTTTGTGTTCTATAATAGTTGTTTGAATTTTCTTAATTTTAGCAATAATTGTATTATTACAGATTTGTTTTTTAAAAACAAGTGAGTTTTTTCACTTCTAGTGAAATTTTTTTTGACAAAAAATGCGCTTTAAAGGGGTGAAGGGATAAAATGGGGTTTGGTTAAATGCTTCGGTTCGGCTTATAAATGCATTGATTTGGCTTATAAATGTTTGAGTTTGGCTTATAAATGACGGATTCGGCTTATAAATATTTGAGTTTGGCTTATAAATGCCGGGTTTGACTCGTAAAATAGGGTTCGGATGGTAAATTTGGGTTCCGGGCATCATTGAACTTGGAGTTTGGACAATAAATTCGATTTCGGACAATAAACCATGGTGTTTGGACAATAAAATTCGATTTCGGACAATAAAGAGCAGATTTTGGACATTAAAACAACAACATTGAATAAGGGCGATAATTTGCATGCCTTTTAACCGAAAACAAAAAAACAACCTCCCAGCTGCTGAATGCAACGGGAGGTTGTTTGAATTATTAGCTTTGTACTTCTTCGTTTTCTACATCATCTTTTTCGATTTCTTCATCAGATGGATCTTCTAATTCATCTGCCTCTTCTTCATTTTTTTCAGCGTCAGCACTTGGAAGAGCTGTTACTGGTTGATTAAAGAAGTCAGCTGGGTTTACAGGAACTCCATTTTGACGAATTTCAAAGTGAACATGAATACCTGCATCTTGGTTAAATAAGTTTCTGCCAGCTCGACCAATGACTTCGCCTTGCTTTACAGATTGTCCTTCTTCAACTTTCAGACCTTCTAAACTTTGGTAAACTGTCACAACATGATTGTCATGCTCGATATGAATTAGATTTCCAAATAGAGCATCTTTCTCTGCTTTTACAACAGTTCCACTTAATGCTGCAACAACATCAAATGTTTCTCCACTTTCCATCGCGTAGTCAATACCTTTGTTTTGGAAGTAAGTATTATCGTAAAAGACGAGAGCTGCTTGCTGTTGTTCTTCTGTTGAATTGAAATCAAAGTAGTGGCCAATAACCTTTACTTCTTCCTCATTTACAACTGGTTTTTTGAATACTTCATTGACTGTTGTTACCGGCAGTGCATCTTCATAGTTTGCGTCTACACCTGGATCAGTAGTTCCTTGCTCCACATTTGGATCATCTTTTGCAATTTGTTCATCAGATCCTTGAAGC
This window harbors:
- a CDS encoding M23 family metallopeptidase translates to MREENQSSKLAKMKANLQKQMKKRWVLPAVYLGLAALVLSTVIWLQGSDEQIAKDDPNVEQGTTDPGVDANYEDALPVTTVNEVFKKPVVNEEEVKVIGHYFDFNSTEEQQQAALVFYDNTYFQNKGIDYAMESGETFDVVAALSGTVVKAEKDALFGNLIHIEHDNHVVTVYQSLEGLKVEEGQSVKQGEVIGRAGRNLFNQDAGIHVHFEIRQNGVPVNPADFFNQPVTALPSADAEKNEEEADELEDPSDEEIEKDDVENEEVQS
- a CDS encoding DUF294 nucleotidyltransferase-like domain-containing protein, which encodes MSSQVFADLMEKCTLRSYKKGETVLYKKTPREGLLIILHGMAEVLIDDSSSGEVLEVLQTNDIIGFSSLAEFLGEPSIHVYHYTVEVKAIDETVCLQVPYAVIEERWPDENVRDFVLRQMAVRLRDIYGSLAEQVQLASKWGESDPFIQRVHDMMRSPVNSIGRDETIQNVAKKMLEKKTTSVLVMDGDHLVGIITENDIVARVVASNLQLDHLAYEIMTPNPYTISWDAYYYEALSIFLMNGIKHLPVLGKKGEVVGMVTLSDLMRKKDRGKLNVVQTIEESTSETIGQVKEAIYEVLETLIHDELPTINLLEIITKLYDRLVKHCVELALQVVGKAPVSFAFYQMGSGGRGEQFLLTDQDHFLVYEDGDDVTDYFRMLGTEIVNQLTLAGYEHCKGKMMASEEGWCGSITNWGDRLRRWSVRSTADHVLLGQNFFSLRLVYGDPVLHTQFLAVIQEQSAKARIYMYQMAKVEKDFPVPTLDHPIRALFRLEKTTIDIKKDALFPLHHCLQLLAIKNGLFEGTPLQKITSLMKLNVFSEDFAGELKFAYSAALKIRVNQGWSRFKKGQESTSVVTFTHLKAVEKAELIQALKIIRSLQNQVLNLFAM
- a CDS encoding DUF4212 domain-containing protein, with the protein product MKKIDKEVADAYFRTRTRNIVIFLTIGFAVSFGVVAFAEFFSQFTLIGGVPLHYFMGAQGAVLTFVFLLFTNAVLSDKVDRDFGIDEERNATLSAGKSLDH
- the sinI gene encoding DNA-binding anti-repressor SinI gives rise to the protein MKKAMKEMLDQEWIELMLCAKQMGLTIVEIELFLRNSSKIKTNEDLNLNHDLSETKAL
- the spoIIID gene encoding sporulation transcriptional regulator SpoIIID, whose product is MHDYIKERTIKIGRYIVETRKTVRTIAKEFGVSKSTVHKDLTERLPEINAELANEVKEILEYHKSIRHLRGGEATKVKYQKSEPVKKKVVETQP
- a CDS encoding sodium:solute symporter family protein, with translation MDAQGLMSITIIFATFALYIGISIYCRAKVTSDFYVASRGVPPFWNGMAIGGDWMSAASFIGMAGTVMILGYDGLAYIMGWTGGYLFLTFLLAPQLRKYGRYTVPEFIGDRFGTNKGRLIAAIATIIISFVYIIGQLSGSGVVIGRILQIDTMYGTMIGVVIIAIYATLGGMKGITWTQVAQYIILIIAYLIPVLFMSLQITGNPLPWLSYHSIVSDLGELDRQLGFSEYYAPFANSNKAQFLGLMFCLMVGTAALPHVIVRFYTVATMKAARWSGAWALLFIGLLYLSAPAYAAFSRFILMTKVAGSRIDQLPAWTTSWVDTGRLKVADLNGDGILDWKEIVISNDIVVMATPEIANLGIFVIGLVAAGAMAAALSTAGGLLITISSSFAHDIYYRLMRPDATDKKRLSAGRWAIVLSTIVAGAVALDPPGVITQIVAWAFSLAAGTFFPVLLLGVWWKRANAQGAIAGMLSGLFVTITYIFLAKNGITVFGLLDTAAGVFGVPVNLIVMYTVSKLTAAPPQHLQDECIDLRYPEQMTYKNGEVWLDDASAK
- a CDS encoding rod shape-determining protein, which translates into the protein MFGRDIGIDLGTANVLVHVRGRGIVLNEPSVVAIDTQTSKVLAVGDEAFRMVGRTPGNIVALRPMKDGVIANFDLTESMLKHFLDKVNVRSFFAKPRILICCPTNITSVEQKAIREAAEKSGGKNVYLEEEPKVAAIGAGMDIYQPSGNMVVDIGGGTTDVAVLSMGDIVTASSIKIAGDRFDHEILNYVKKKYKLLIGERTAEQIKFQVATVFPGSRKEEIDIRGRDLVSGLPRTITVYSEEIQKALEEPISHIVQASKSVLEQTPPELSADIIDRGVILTGGGALLHGIDLLLAEELKVPVLIADEPMQCVAKGTGILLENLDKISKRRYKY
- a CDS encoding helix-turn-helix domain-containing protein, whose product is MIGQKIKKVRLEKGLSLSELAENAGVAKSYLSSIERNIQKNPSIQFLEKVSTVLNVPVETLLHDDNGGQDERELDAAWLNLVKEAMDSGISKDEFKEFLEFNKWKNKSKSTDLN